The following are encoded in a window of Vigna unguiculata cultivar IT97K-499-35 chromosome 8, ASM411807v1, whole genome shotgun sequence genomic DNA:
- the LOC114193129 gene encoding uncharacterized protein LOC114193129 — protein sequence MVTKHAYKAKPLPALIHNAFSPFFHLLPFSPHYYPKIAEFLIPENMKGRFLFLSVLFCSTFHVSFSIIDGLVANGNFELGPKASDLKGTVVVGGSKSIPEWEISGFVEYIKSGQKQGDMLLVVPEGAYAVRLGNEASIKQNIKVMKGMYYSITFMVARTCAQEERINISVTPDWGVIPIQTLYTSSGWDPIAFGFKAESETVEMLIHNPGKEEDPACGPLIDSVALRTLYPPRPTNQNLLKNGGFEEGPYVFPNSSWGVIIPPNIEDDHSPLPGWMVESLKAVRYIDSEHFSVPQGTRAVELIAGKESAIAQVARTIPGKTYVLSFSVGDASNSCEGSMIVEAFAGKDTIKVPYESKGKGGFKRAALKFVAVGPRTRIMFLSTFYTMRSDDFSSLCGPVVDDVKLISLRKP from the exons ATGGTAACAAAGCATGCATATAAGGCCAAACCTCTCCCTGCACTGATCCACAATGCTTTTTCTCCCttctttcatcttcttcctttttcaCCTCATTATTATCCCAAAATTGCAGAGTTTCTCATCCCAGAAAACATGAAGGGAAGGTTCTTATTTCTGTCGGTGCTCTTCTGTTCCACCTTCCATGTCTCCTTCTCCATTATCGATG GACTGGTGGCGAACGGGAACTTCGAGTTAGGTCCAAAGGCGTCGGATCTGAAAGGGACGGTGGTGGTTGGAGGAAGCAAGTCGATTCCAGAATGGGAGATATCGGGATTCGTGGAGTACATAAAGTCGGGGCAGAAGCAGGGGGACATGCTGCTGGTGGTGCCGGAGGGAGCGTACGCGGTGCGGTTGGGGAACGAGGCGTCGATAAAGCAGAACATAAAGGTGATGAAGGGGATGTACTACTCGATCACGTTCATGGTGGCTAGGACGTGCGCGCAGGAGGAGAGGATTAACATCTCGGTGACGCCGGACTGGGGAGTGATACCGATCCAGACGCTGTACACGAGCAGCGGGTGGGACCCGATTGCGTTCGGGTTCAAAGCGGAGAGCGAGACGGTGGAGATGCTGATTCACAACCCTGGCAAGGAGGAGGACCCCGCCTGTGGGCCCCTCATTGATTCGGTTGCTCTCAGGACTCTCTACCCTCCCAGACCTACAAACC AGAACCTATTGAAGAATGGTGGATTTGAAGAAGGACCCTATGTGTTTCCGAACTCATCATGGGGTGTGATAATCCCACCCAACATTGAGGATGACCACTCTCCTCTCCCAGGGTGGATGGTAGAGTCTCTAAAGGCAGTGAGGTACATAGACTCAGAGCATTTCTCAGTCCCTCAGGGCACAAGAGCAGTGGAACTAATAGCAGGAAAAGAGAGTGCCATTGCTCAAGTGGCCAGAACCATCCCTGGCAAAACCTATGTGCTCTCATTCTCTGTAGGGGATGCCAGCAACTCCTGTGAAGGATCCATGATTGTGGAAGCATTTGCAGGCAAAGACACCATCAAAGTGCCCTACGAGTCCAAGGGCAAAGGAGGGTTCAAACGTGCAGCCCTTAAGTTTGTGGCTGTTGGACCAAGAACAAGAATCATGTTCCTCAGCACCTTCTACACTATGAGAAGTGATGACTTCTCTTCACTCTGTGGACCTGTGGTTGATGATGTCAAGCTCATAAGCCTGCGTAAGCCATAA